Part of the Halobellus ruber genome is shown below.
TGGTAGGCCGCTCTGTAGTCGACCGCGCCCTCGGCAAACCGACGAGCGAGGTCGTTCGCCCCGGCGACGGCGGCCTCCCGGCTGCCGTACTCCTCGGCGACGGCCTCGACCTCGGGCTCCAGCGTGAGCACGGCGTGCCAGGTTCCAGTCCGCACCCGCGAGGCTCCCGGACGGGCCGCCCGCGAGCGGTTCGAGACCAGGATCGTCGGCAGACACGGCGCCGGAAAGTCGTTGCTCTCGTTGAACACGTCCGGGCGGAACACGAGGATCCGACGGCCGCGGGGCTCGTCGTTCCAGACCGTCCACCCCGCCGGAGGGTCCGAGGTGTCCCCATCGTCGTCGGGTCCGTCAGCGTGGGGCCCGTCGCCGCTCATACGCTACGTTCCGGCGCCGGCGTACAAATAGTCCCGGTCGGCGGACGGGGCCGCTTGGGGTTCGGACGTCGGTATGGCGACCAGTCGGCACGTCCCGTTCCCGCGTCGACGTGCCGAGCTCTCGTCTCGCTTGTAACTGGGTTCTCGTCAGATCGCACGTACTCGTGCGATCGGTCGAGACTGGACTTACGAACGAGACGATACCGCTACCCGACGCGGACGACTTCCTACGACATACGCCGCGTGGCCGCCCGGTCGCTGATAAACCTACGCCACGACTACCAGGGTGCCCACCCGGGATCGACACGCCGATCGGTCCGGTCGATTGCGTCGATGGTCGCCACGTCCTCGCTGTCGAGATCGAGGTCCAGCGACGCCAGGTTGTCGCGGATGTGGGGCTCACTCGTGGCCTTCGGGATCGCGGTGACGCCCTTCTCCCGGAGCCACGCCAGGGAGACCTGCGCCTCGCTCACGCCGTGTTTCCCGGCGATCTCGGTCAGTTCCGGCACGTCGAACACCGCCCCGCGGGCCAGCGGCGAGTACGCGACGACCTCGATCCCGTGGTCGGCGCAGTGCTCGCGGAGGTCGGGCTGCCGCAACAGCGGGTGGACCTCCACCTGATTCGCGAAGATCGGGTTTTCGGTGTGATCGATCGCGTCGTTGACCTGCTCGGGCTCGAAGTTGCTGATCCCGATCCGGTCTGTTTTCCCGTCGTCGACGAGTTCGTCGAACGCCCGGAACGTGTTCTCGGGGTCGTACTCGCGGGCCGGCCAGTGGACGTACAGGAGGTCGACGCCGTCGACGCCGAGCTTCCGGAGGCTCTCCTCGGTCGAGGCGAGCACGTCGTCGTAGGAGAGGTGGTCGATCCAGACTTTCGTGGCGAGGAAAATGTCCTCACGGGGTACATCCGCGCGTTCGATCCCGCGGCCGACGTGCTCCTCGTTGCCGTACGCCTGCGCCGTGTCGATGTGGCGGTACCCGGCCTCAAGCGCCGTGGCGACCGCGTTCACACACGCCTCGGGATCCGTGTTCTCCCACGTTCCGAGTCCGAGCACCGGCATCCCCCGTGCGTGGGGGCCGCCTTCGTCGCCTGTCGATCGCTGTGGCATCTCACTTCGGGCTACTCCGCTCGCGCCGAAAGTCGTTGCGGGCGACGGCCCCCGCGTCACTCGGCGAGCCGCTGTTTCGCGAACCGCGCGAGCAGCGGGAGGT
Proteins encoded:
- a CDS encoding DUF5820 family protein — its product is MSGDGPHADGPDDDGDTSDPPAGWTVWNDEPRGRRILVFRPDVFNESNDFPAPCLPTILVSNRSRAARPGASRVRTGTWHAVLTLEPEVEAVAEEYGSREAAVAGANDLARRFAEGAVDYRAAYQVPREAYLDRLDEVVGRA
- a CDS encoding aldo/keto reductase — translated: MPVLGLGTWENTDPEACVNAVATALEAGYRHIDTAQAYGNEEHVGRGIERADVPREDIFLATKVWIDHLSYDDVLASTEESLRKLGVDGVDLLYVHWPAREYDPENTFRAFDELVDDGKTDRIGISNFEPEQVNDAIDHTENPIFANQVEVHPLLRQPDLREHCADHGIEVVAYSPLARGAVFDVPELTEIAGKHGVSEAQVSLAWLREKGVTAIPKATSEPHIRDNLASLDLDLDSEDVATIDAIDRTDRRVDPGWAPW